The stretch of DNA ACCGTCGCTTCGTCATAGTTGGTGGTGAACGAGGTCGTCAGCCACAGACCAAACGACCATGCCGGCGGCAGCGCCGGGCGGCCGGTGAACTGCGTATAGCGGTTAAGCACCGCTTTCGGCGTCGGGCCGTCGATGACGAAGTACTCGAGGTATTCGCCTTCAACGCTGAACTGGACTTTAGAGACTTTCTCCGAGCCCACGAGAC from Oceanivirga salmonicida encodes:
- a CDS encoding TIM-barrel domain-containing protein, with protein sequence LVGSEKVSKVQFSVEGEYLEYFVIDGPTPKAVLNRYTQFTGRPALPPAWSFGLWLTTSFTTNYDEATV